In one window of Xiphophorus hellerii strain 12219 chromosome 23, Xiphophorus_hellerii-4.1, whole genome shotgun sequence DNA:
- the LOC116714447 gene encoding perforin-1-like, whose protein sequence is MLSCLGLAFLLLSLLVVQPQVLSCRVGDQRECDAAPFVPGHNLIGEGFDMVTMQRKGAYVIDMETYLNPNRTCTLCSNQLKGHQLQKLPVSALDWRAFSQTKTYSYGGFHTSVSSLVNDYVSEESHGWKMGLGVRKYASARLDVVGTQSTVYKFASNMMREDRYTFSTQKRMFSHYSYRVSTAPPFSSEFLKDLARLPRYYNSSTSSHYKDFLHTYGTHYIHQVRLGGYVARVTAARTCLSTLNGMSSNDVHSCVSMGIEVGLGNFKLSNVPSPCSKFLQNHGFSTVFSSYIHHHYTVISGGNGWSGEFSLTHNDSLGFKNWQHTLKDHPDVVFFFLRPIHLLIPTKTKRVGIKVTATKYLEDNAMESSPREPECTGNTPNLARNCCPQQVLKGTLRVTSIRAWGLNGDYAGATESYVKMSFGSTYYRTDVINSDYPYWTVDYNFGKVYTLQVLAVEIWDEDLQYDDLLGSCVRYLSQGDNSFTCAAGSGSFEVQYTLTCDPYLTGERCGQYKPSP, encoded by the exons ATGCTTTCCTGTTTGGGTTTGGCCTTTCTCCTCCTGAGCCTCCTCGTTGTTCAGCCCCAGGTTCTCTCCTGTCGGGTTGGAGACCAACGCGAGTGTGATGCTGCCCCCTTTGTACCAGGTCACAACTTGATAGGGGAGGGCTTTGATATGGTCACAATGCAAAGGAAAGGAGCGTACGTGATTGACATGGAGACATACCTCAACCCTAATCGTACCTGTACACTCTGCTCCAATCAACTTAAAGGCCACCAGCTTCAGAAA CTGCCAGTGTCTGCATTGGACTGGCGTGCATTCAGCCAAACAAAAACGTATTCCTACGGTGGTTTCCACACCTCTGTTAG ctcaCTCGTTAACGATTACGTCTCAGAAGAAAGTCATGGCTGGAAG ATGGGGCTGGGTGTAAGGAAATATGCTTCTGCCAGACTCGACGTTGTAGGAACTCAATCCACTGTGTATAAGTTTGCTTCAAATATGATGCGAGAGGACCGCTACACATTCAGCACACAAAAGAGGATGTTCAGCCATTACAG TTACCGAGTGTCAACTGCACCACCGTTCAGCTCTGAATTCTTAAAAGATCTAGCCAGGCTTCCAAGATACTACAACTCCTCCACTTCTTCGCATTACAAGGACTTCTTACACACCTATGGCACTCACTACATTCATCAG GTTCGTCTTGGAGGCTATGTGGCAAGAGTGACAGCTGCAAGAACTTGTTTGTCCACACTGAATGGAATGTCTTCAAATGAC GTTCATTCATGTGTCTCGATGGGTATTGAAGTTGGCTTGGGAAACTTTAAACTATCAAATGTTCCAAGTCCTTGCTCCAAGTTTCTGCAGAACCATGGCTTTTCCACCGTCTTCAGCTCTTACATCCACCATCACTATACAGTCATATCTGGAGGCAATGGATGGTCAGGGGAGTTTTCACTAACCCATAATGACTCCTTGGGTTTCAAAAACTGGCAACATACTCTCAAGGATCACCcagatgttgttttctttttccttcgaCCGATCCATCTACTCATCCCAACTAAAACCAAAAGAGTGGGAATAAAAGTCACTGCTACAAAATACTTAGAGGATAATGCCATGGAGAGCTCACCCAGAGAACCAGAATGTACAGGGAACACCCCTAACTTGGCCAGGAACTGCTGTCCTCAGCAGGTTTTGAAGGGGACACTGAGGGTTACCAGCATCAGAGCCTGGGGTCTGAATGGAGATTATGCTGGCGCCACTGAAAG CTATGTGAAGATGTCATTTGGTTCCACCTACTACAGAACTGATGTTATCAATTCAGATTATCCCTATTGGACCGTTGATTATAATTTCGGCAAG GTTTACACACTCCAGGTTTTGGCGGTTGAAATCTGGGATGAGGATCTGCAGTATGATGACCTTCTTGGATCTTGTGTGAGGTACCTAAGTCAAGGAGACAACAGTTTCACCTGTGCAGCTGGAAGCGGAAGTTTTGAGGTCCAATACACTCTGACTTGTGACCCTTATCTGACTGGAGAGAGGTGCGGCCAATATAAGCCATCTCCTTAG